In Uranotaenia lowii strain MFRU-FL chromosome 2, ASM2978415v1, whole genome shotgun sequence, one genomic interval encodes:
- the LOC129746407 gene encoding H/ACA ribonucleoprotein complex non-core subunit NAF1 — MDADTPNIPEQSVVSENDNKMPEQMNTDGSGIETVTRSDMDSSEPTLSDKQEPIEKNVEETIVQKPSDFPMIPRATVASEKPISYQAQIASEQAVETRAIIQIANSSLSLLSQYSSSESDCNITDSEDEQPRPNLAVPNQLQNRAVSSSDDDSSDDDDVVISNVVPATSNSMHRGTDVPITISDAESSSDEHADEPDYEMSSEEDAPAVPIVPKPTEEIFTHELPPIEDLQISVSATQCKQIGQIQSIVAQIVIVQSYGGVELLNLETVLFLEQGKRCLGKIFDVIGQVQAPMYCVLFNTRQEVLSKGISVGAPVYCAPQTEHTSFIILSDLVKDKGSDASWKHDGECPEHALDYSDDEQERAARRQRRNRTISQSSDPPIQQPQQHPYPMHRPRGRGRGVPQRRYNDHSWHHRITQATQIPPPQQRVINPFAIAAAASQPPPPPPPPGGYY; from the exons ATGGACGCCGATACACCAAACATCCCTGAACAAAGCGTAGTGTCCGAGAACGACAACAAAATGCCCGAACAGATGAATACAGATGGATCGGGTATTGAAACCGTTACTAGATCCGATATGGACTCTTCAGAACCGACATTGAGCGATAAACAGGaaccaatagaaaaaaatgtggaaGAG aCCATTGTGCAGAAGCCTTCCGATTTCCCCATGATTCCACGGGCGACTGTAGCATCTGAAAAACCGATATCATACCAAGCACAGATCGCAAGCGAGCAAGCGGTTGAAACGAGAGCCATTATTCAAATAGCAAATAGCTCCCTGTCGCTTCTTTCGCAGTATAGCAGTTCAGAGTCCGATTGTAATATAACGGATTCCGAAGATGAACAACCCCGACCGAATCTGGCTGTTCCAAATCAACTGCAAAACAGGGCTGTTTCCTCATCGGATGACGATAGCTCTGACGACGATGATGTGGTTATCTCGAACGTTGTTCCTGCTACCAGTAATTCCATGCATCGTGGAACGGATGTTCCAATCACGATAAGCGATGCAGAAAGTAGCTCAGATGAGCATGCCGATGA gcCCGACTACGAAATGTCGTCGGAGGAAGATGCACCGGCAGTTCCGATTGTTCCTAAGCCTACCGAAGAAATATTCACGCACGAACTTCCACCGATTGAGGATTTGCAAATTTCGGTATCAGCAACACAATGTAAGCAGATTGGCCAGATTCAATCAATTGTAGCGCAGATTGTCATCGTTCAATCGTACGGTGGCGTGGAACTGCTCAATCTCGAAACGGTTTTGTTTTTGGAGCAAGGCAAACGTTGTTTGGGCAAGATTTTCGATGTCATCGGTCAGGTTCAGGCCCCCATGTATTGTGTGCTATTCAATACACGTCAGGAGGTTCTTAGCAAAGGAATATCGGTCGGTGCTCCTGTCTATTGCGCCCCACAAACCGAACATACATCTTTCATAATCCTTTCCGATTTGGTTAAGGACAAAGGTTCCGATGCCAGTTGGAAACACGATGGTGAATGTCCCGAGCATGCTCTGGATTACTCAGATGATGAACAAGAACGGGCAGCAAGGCGACAGCGCCGAAACCGCACCATTTCTCAGTCTTCAGATCCTCCAATTCAACAACCACAGCAACATCCTTATCCGATGCACCGCCCTAGAGGCCGGGGTCGAGGAGTCCCACAGCGGCGTTATAACGATCACAGCTGGCACCACCGCATAACACAGGCTACCCAAATTCCACCTCCCCAGCAGCGAGTTATCAATCCGTTCGCAATAGCAGCTGCTGCTAGTCAACCGCCACCACCACCCCCACCACCGGGTGGATATTATTGA